In one Butyrivibrio proteoclasticus B316 genomic region, the following are encoded:
- a CDS encoding DMT family transporter: MNSKKKKIGIVDILQLQGAVIVYSLSTVAGKLASDHPFLSFKYILFFGLEFVILAVYAIIWQQMIKKFQLSIACANKALTLLWSMLWNFIIFSTGITVWKVVGVGLVIIGVIIMNSEAESEDAGNKSTVIENAGAGNSTVNEMIEEGKDND; encoded by the coding sequence ATGAATAGTAAGAAAAAGAAAATAGGAATCGTGGATATCCTGCAGCTTCAGGGTGCAGTTATAGTGTATTCTCTTTCAACTGTTGCAGGAAAACTTGCATCGGATCATCCATTTTTATCATTTAAATATATTTTGTTTTTTGGCCTTGAGTTTGTGATCCTTGCTGTGTATGCCATCATATGGCAACAGATGATCAAGAAGTTTCAGTTATCAATTGCGTGTGCCAATAAAGCGCTGACTCTTTTGTGGTCTATGCTGTGGAATTTCATTATTTTCTCGACAGGTATTACTGTCTGGAAGGTCGTTGGAGTAGGCCTTGTTATCATTGGTGTTATCATCATGAATTCTGAGGCAGAAAGCGAGGATGCAGGTAATAAAAGCACAGTGATCGAGAATGCAGGCGCGGGTAATAGCACTGTGAATGAGATGATAGAGGAGGGGAAAGATAATGATTAA
- a CDS encoding DMT family transporter, which produces MINMFFFLMILAELVAASSQMLLKKSAGKEYPSFIREYLNVLVISGYGLLVVSMIITIVCYGGLGYMGTVVMEPINYILVMIMSRIFFKEKFTTKKIIGVLFIIVGIAVFYMP; this is translated from the coding sequence ATGATTAATATGTTTTTCTTTCTCATGATACTGGCTGAGCTTGTGGCGGCTTCTTCTCAGATGCTTCTCAAAAAAAGCGCAGGCAAAGAGTATCCCTCTTTTATCAGAGAGTATTTGAATGTACTGGTAATAAGCGGATATGGACTTCTTGTAGTATCAATGATCATCACTATTGTGTGCTATGGCGGCCTTGGCTATATGGGGACAGTTGTCATGGAGCCCATCAACTATATTCTGGTTATGATCATGTCAAGGATCTTCTTTAAAGAGAAATTTACTACTAAGAAGATTATTGGAGTTTTGTTTATTATTGTTGGTATTGCAGTATTCTATATGCCATAA
- a CDS encoding GH25 family lysozyme gives MKKRLFGLKARDKRNLSKYREDVIDLDDEEIDDYEDEGYPEDDYEDDDYPEDEEDDRYEDDYPEDEYPERDYADDVRRGQYEDDDYPEDEVDDRYEDDYPEDEDYPERDYADDVRRGQYEDDYPEEADDRYEEDNYPEDEIDDRYEEDDYPEDEIDDRYEDDDYPEDEVDDYPEDEEDYPDEDIDDRYEDEEYPEDNYEEYPEDEDDSEYYPEDSRYDERRGRDRRDRHNRRADRDRRDRGESIPAKILNFLANTSATERIAAIFAIVILAGGIATASFYAKAMGNRQQLESFAEIGANMGEETIVGQSGLIAVADAEKARAIAAELVSEDALLEEEEEEVPDDAENVTIKMTLTSIKSDMKVKFINSQTGKLVANLPLEIDVETPDGSKVTYNDHDQDGIIYKKDITAGVYKITPKALPSGYENYKLEIKTQSLTVKDQVEMKAVDVSNEVKKESQVNAAKEDTAVKTEVESQLKDTVEWVESTKVAIGENSDGKATYEEINKDSIPDPASSSMIGIRSWMFLSLGSSADSSLPDNPGTGESNAGAGGSSGENKEEKENITINEGNITLDVDQSKTLSVSGTNKDITLSTSDESIVSVDGKTITGKKAGQATITASAENCNSATITVTVKEKVIEKKKFEGYRETLNIKVGASESIGATASTSIEYTSADTSIATVSNGTVTGVKEGSTKITLRADGYEDGLVNVTVSKADPKEIKCGTSTLTVKVGESQKIAVTEPSSVTYKPENPEIASVAADGTVKGIAEGTTKITISADGYKDFTVSIIVAKADAKTMTVKPDKVSLKVNEEVSLKVEGPAASSVKYVSEKPEIATVSADGKVTGKSVGPTVIRITADGYAEKTVEVNVVGNKVPMKISKVTLVEGQSVKLASSEPNVAIKLASSNTNVVAVSDTTITGKGAGDATITVSATGYADNTVAVNVVSKSKTLKDKNGNVVYVKNDDGSYREATYDDYYKGSKFYLKKAATEYKYTGWQTIDGKTYFFDKNGNFVTGEQVIQGAKYSFGADGVLANNAGGRGIDVSKWNGNIDWSAVKNSGINFVIIRCGYRGSSAGALIEDPTFKRNIQGAQNAGIRVGVYFFTQAVNEVEAVEEASMVINLIKGYNISYPVYLDVEASHGRGDGISAAQRTANIKAFCGTIQNAGYKAGVYANKTWFTSYINTSQITNYKIWLAQYAEAVTYSASRYDMWQYTSKGRVTGINGNVDLNICY, from the coding sequence ATGAAAAAAAGATTGTTTGGGCTTAAAGCTAGAGATAAGAGAAATCTTAGCAAGTACAGAGAGGATGTCATCGACCTGGATGATGAAGAAATCGATGATTATGAAGATGAGGGTTATCCAGAAGATGATTATGAAGATGACGATTATCCAGAGGATGAAGAGGATGATCGTTACGAGGATGATTATCCGGAAGATGAATATCCTGAGAGAGACTACGCAGATGATGTAAGACGTGGTCAGTATGAAGATGACGATTATCCGGAGGATGAAGTAGACGATCGCTATGAGGATGATTATCCTGAGGACGAGGATTATCCGGAGAGAGACTACGCAGATGATGTGAGACGTGGTCAGTATGAGGATGACTATCCGGAAGAAGCAGATGATCGCTATGAAGAAGATAACTATCCGGAAGATGAGATAGATGATCGCTATGAAGAAGATGACTATCCGGAAGATGAGATAGATGATCGCTATGAGGACGACGATTATCCTGAAGATGAAGTAGATGATTATCCAGAGGATGAAGAAGATTATCCTGATGAAGATATAGATGATCGCTACGAGGATGAAGAATACCCGGAAGATAATTACGAGGAATATCCAGAGGACGAGGATGACAGCGAGTACTATCCTGAGGATTCCAGATATGACGAGAGACGAGGACGCGATAGAAGAGACAGACATAATAGGAGAGCAGATCGCGATAGGAGAGACAGAGGAGAGTCAATACCAGCCAAGATATTGAATTTTCTTGCTAATACATCTGCAACAGAGAGAATTGCAGCTATTTTTGCTATCGTAATTCTTGCTGGAGGTATCGCAACGGCATCTTTCTATGCTAAAGCTATGGGAAACAGGCAGCAGCTTGAATCTTTTGCAGAAATCGGTGCCAATATGGGCGAAGAAACAATCGTGGGCCAGAGCGGACTTATTGCGGTTGCTGATGCAGAGAAAGCAAGAGCTATAGCAGCAGAACTTGTTTCTGAGGACGCACTCCTTGAGGAAGAGGAGGAAGAAGTTCCCGATGATGCTGAGAATGTGACAATCAAGATGACACTTACTAGTATCAAGAGTGATATGAAGGTTAAGTTCATCAATTCTCAGACAGGCAAACTTGTAGCAAATCTGCCTCTGGAAATTGACGTTGAAACTCCTGATGGTTCCAAGGTGACCTACAATGATCACGATCAGGACGGAATCATTTATAAAAAGGACATTACCGCCGGTGTATATAAGATAACACCTAAGGCACTTCCAAGCGGATATGAGAACTATAAGCTTGAGATCAAGACCCAGAGCCTTACAGTTAAGGATCAGGTCGAGATGAAGGCAGTTGATGTCAGCAACGAGGTCAAGAAAGAATCACAGGTCAACGCTGCAAAAGAAGATACTGCAGTTAAGACTGAGGTTGAATCTCAGCTAAAAGATACTGTCGAGTGGGTTGAGAGTACTAAGGTTGCAATTGGAGAAAATTCTGATGGAAAGGCAACTTATGAGGAAATAAACAAAGATTCTATTCCGGATCCTGCAAGTTCTTCTATGATAGGTATTAGGTCATGGATGTTTTTGTCACTTGGCTCATCAGCGGATTCATCATTACCTGACAATCCAGGCACAGGTGAATCGAATGCTGGGGCTGGTGGAAGTAGCGGAGAGAATAAAGAGGAAAAAGAGAATATCACGATCAATGAAGGCAATATTACACTTGATGTTGATCAGTCAAAAACTCTTTCTGTTTCCGGCACTAACAAAGATATAACGCTTTCCACAAGTGATGAAAGCATAGTTTCAGTAGATGGTAAAACCATAACAGGTAAAAAAGCAGGGCAGGCAACAATCACAGCGTCAGCTGAGAATTGTAATTCAGCAACAATTACTGTTACGGTAAAAGAAAAAGTTATTGAGAAAAAGAAATTTGAAGGTTATAGAGAGACTTTAAATATTAAGGTAGGAGCATCAGAGTCAATTGGTGCTACTGCTTCAACAAGTATTGAGTACACTTCAGCAGATACTTCTATCGCAACAGTTTCAAACGGAACAGTTACAGGTGTTAAAGAAGGAAGCACTAAGATCACTCTTAGAGCAGATGGTTATGAAGATGGCCTAGTAAATGTTACTGTATCCAAGGCAGATCCTAAGGAAATTAAATGTGGAACAAGCACTTTGACAGTAAAGGTTGGAGAATCTCAGAAGATAGCTGTAACTGAACCTTCTTCAGTCACATATAAGCCTGAAAATCCAGAGATTGCATCTGTTGCAGCTGATGGTACTGTAAAGGGTATTGCAGAAGGAACCACTAAGATCACTATATCTGCTGATGGTTATAAAGACTTTACAGTAAGTATTATAGTTGCTAAAGCGGATGCTAAAACAATGACTGTTAAGCCTGACAAGGTATCACTTAAGGTGAATGAAGAAGTGAGCCTTAAAGTCGAAGGACCAGCAGCATCAAGCGTTAAGTATGTTTCGGAGAAACCGGAGATTGCGACTGTATCTGCAGATGGAAAAGTTACTGGTAAATCCGTTGGCCCTACAGTAATAAGAATTACGGCAGATGGATATGCGGAAAAAACAGTTGAAGTAAATGTTGTTGGCAACAAGGTTCCTATGAAGATCAGCAAGGTTACACTGGTTGAAGGTCAGTCAGTAAAGCTTGCTTCATCAGAGCCAAATGTTGCTATTAAACTAGCTTCAAGCAACACAAATGTGGTAGCAGTTTCTGATACAACAATTACAGGTAAGGGCGCAGGTGATGCAACAATTACAGTTTCTGCAACAGGTTATGCAGATAATACAGTAGCTGTAAATGTAGTTAGCAAGTCCAAGACTCTTAAGGATAAGAACGGAAATGTAGTATACGTCAAGAATGATGATGGCTCTTACAGAGAGGCAACATATGATGATTACTATAAAGGAAGTAAATTCTATCTGAAGAAAGCTGCTACAGAATATAAGTACACCGGTTGGCAGACTATTGATGGAAAGACATATTTCTTTGATAAAAACGGAAACTTTGTAACCGGCGAACAGGTAATTCAGGGAGCCAAGTATTCTTTTGGTGCTGACGGAGTACTTGCTAACAACGCCGGCGGAAGAGGAATTGATGTCAGCAAGTGGAATGGCAATATAGACTGGTCTGCAGTTAAAAATTCCGGTATAAACTTTGTAATCATAAGATGTGGATACAGAGGATCATCAGCCGGAGCGCTTATTGAGGATCCTACATTTAAGAGAAACATTCAGGGAGCACAGAATGCCGGAATAAGAGTTGGAGTATATTTCTTTACCCAGGCTGTAAATGAGGTTGAGGCCGTAGAAGAAGCTTCCATGGTAATCAATCTTATCAAGGGCTATAACATTTCATATCCTGTTTACCTTGATGTAGAGGCCAGTCACGGACGTGGTGATGGAATCAGTGCAGCGCAGAGAACAGCTAATATCAAGGCTTTCTGTGGAACAATACAGAATGCAGGTTATAAAGCCGGTGTTTATGCTAATAAGACATGGTTTACAAGCTATATCAATACTTCACAGATTACAAATTACAAGATCTGGCTTGCACAGTATGCTGAGGCTGTAACATATTCAGCAAGCAGATATGACATGTGGCAGTACACTTCCAAGGGAAGAGTAACAGGTATTAATGGTAACGTTGACTTGAACATTTGCTATTGA